One genomic region from Chthonomonas calidirosea T49 encodes:
- the nuoL gene encoding NADH-quinone oxidoreductase subunit L gives MMSASLATWVVLLPLIGFGFNAASGLLFKDRQLQKKMVAYVAPGVVLLAFVLALGLLGALASAPDHRLFAPLVPGTSLQHPWLSIAGFKADFTLVVDPLSVLMALIITGVGGLIHVYATGYMAEDRDQPRFFTHFNLFIFMMLLLVMANNFLLMYVGWEGVGLCSYLLIGFWYVNSDNARAGNKAFIVNRVGDLGFTLGVLATWSVFGTISFFNPAGGGVMQMAAHVGGAVDALGHPVPQAMLTLICLLLFVGVVGKSAQIPLFVWLPDAMAGPTPISALIHAATMVTAGVVLLVRCSWLYVQSPLALHVVAWVGVLTAFIGATIALVQTDIKRVLAYSTVSQLGYMVLACGVGAFSAGMFHVLTHAFFKALLFLGAGAVIHAMLGEQDMRRMGGLRKYLPAVWGVMLVATYAIAGVPPFSGFFSKDPILDAAARAFSGDGAALYAIGLFTALMTAYYMNRLMWKTFYTEPRFVDGQLPDKHPTNYPEEKHEGEGHGHLHSVPPSMMIPLYILAVLSAIGGLVLGPTGVFERFLAPSVAPLSLGGLQEGQPLFSTTVGYIVSAIVAIVGLSIAAYLYRQHLQTGELLPEEAKRSNLLYRFLDARWEFDAVYEWLFVRGGAQVARFLWKSLDEEIIDGIVDGIGALVAWVGRTGRRLQTGYVRNYALIMFLGGVILVIGLLAGLMRY, from the coding sequence ATGATGAGCGCATCTTTGGCAACTTGGGTGGTTCTGCTTCCTTTAATCGGGTTTGGCTTCAATGCGGCTTCCGGCCTGCTGTTCAAAGATCGGCAGCTACAGAAAAAGATGGTGGCCTATGTGGCGCCTGGTGTGGTACTGCTTGCTTTTGTGCTCGCTTTGGGGCTTCTCGGCGCCCTAGCAAGCGCCCCCGATCATCGCCTTTTTGCGCCCCTTGTCCCCGGCACTTCCTTACAGCATCCGTGGCTATCCATTGCCGGCTTCAAAGCCGATTTCACGTTGGTGGTGGATCCGCTCTCCGTGCTCATGGCGCTTATCATCACAGGGGTTGGAGGACTTATTCACGTCTACGCCACGGGCTATATGGCTGAAGATCGCGATCAGCCGAGGTTCTTTACCCATTTTAACCTTTTTATCTTCATGATGCTTCTGTTGGTTATGGCCAATAACTTTCTGCTGATGTATGTTGGGTGGGAGGGGGTTGGCCTCTGTTCGTATCTGCTGATCGGGTTTTGGTACGTGAATTCAGATAATGCGCGAGCGGGAAACAAGGCGTTTATCGTGAACCGAGTAGGCGATCTCGGCTTCACTTTGGGGGTTCTTGCAACCTGGTCGGTGTTCGGCACCATCTCGTTCTTTAACCCCGCAGGGGGTGGGGTTATGCAGATGGCTGCCCATGTAGGTGGGGCGGTAGATGCATTGGGGCATCCCGTTCCCCAAGCCATGCTCACGCTCATCTGCCTACTGCTGTTTGTGGGGGTGGTTGGAAAATCGGCTCAGATACCGCTGTTTGTATGGTTGCCCGATGCCATGGCCGGCCCCACGCCTATTTCGGCACTCATTCACGCGGCCACTATGGTGACGGCGGGGGTGGTGCTGTTAGTTCGCTGCTCTTGGCTGTATGTTCAGTCACCTTTGGCGCTTCACGTTGTGGCGTGGGTGGGGGTGCTCACAGCCTTTATAGGGGCCACTATTGCCCTTGTACAAACCGATATCAAGCGCGTGCTGGCCTACTCCACCGTTTCCCAGCTCGGCTACATGGTACTGGCCTGTGGTGTGGGCGCTTTTAGCGCAGGCATGTTCCATGTGCTAACCCATGCCTTTTTTAAGGCGCTGCTCTTTTTGGGTGCCGGTGCCGTTATTCATGCCATGCTCGGCGAGCAGGATATGCGCCGTATGGGTGGGCTCCGCAAGTATCTGCCGGCCGTTTGGGGGGTTATGCTGGTGGCCACCTATGCCATCGCCGGCGTGCCTCCCTTCTCCGGCTTCTTCAGCAAAGACCCCATTTTGGATGCGGCCGCTCGCGCTTTCTCTGGCGACGGCGCTGCTCTTTACGCCATAGGGCTCTTTACGGCTCTAATGACCGCCTACTACATGAATCGGCTCATGTGGAAAACATTCTATACCGAGCCGCGTTTTGTAGATGGGCAACTGCCCGACAAACACCCCACCAACTACCCGGAAGAAAAACACGAAGGCGAGGGACACGGACATCTCCATTCGGTTCCTCCTTCGATGATGATCCCACTCTACATTCTCGCCGTGCTTTCGGCCATCGGCGGACTGGTTTTGGGGCCGACCGGCGTTTTCGAACGTTTTCTTGCCCCCTCGGTCGCCCCTCTAAGCTTGGGAGGCCTTCAGGAGGGTCAGCCCCTCTTCTCCACAACCGTGGGCTACATCGTCTCGGCCATTGTGGCTATCGTTGGGCTTTCGATAGCCGCCTACCTCTATCGGCAACACCTGCAAACCGGAGAGTTGTTACCAGAGGAGGCAAAACGCAGCAATCTGCTCTATCGTTTCCTGGACGCACGCTGGGAGTTCGATGCGGTGTACGAATGGCTTTTCGTACGAGGCGGCGCACAAGTGGCCCGCTTCCTGTGGAAGAGTTTGGATGAGGAGATCATTGATGGCATCGTGGATGGCATCGGAGCCCTTGTCGCTTGGGTGGGGCGCACGGGGAGGCGTCTACAAACCGGTTATGTGCGCAACTATGCGCTGATCATGTTTCTCGGAGGCGTTATCTTGGTGATAGGACTACTTGCCGGATTGATGAGGTACTGA
- the nuoK gene encoding NADH-quinone oxidoreductase subunit NuoK, translated as MVPTSYYLVLSALLFIIGTAGVLVRRNPIQIFMCVELMLNAANIAFVALGRHFGQINGQMYAIFSLAVAAAEVSVGLGIIVAIFRLRETINIDEVNLLKQ; from the coding sequence ATGGTACCAACTTCTTACTATTTAGTGCTTTCGGCACTCTTGTTCATTATTGGGACGGCGGGTGTGCTCGTCCGTCGTAATCCCATCCAAATCTTTATGTGCGTGGAGCTTATGCTCAATGCAGCAAATATCGCATTTGTTGCCCTGGGTCGCCACTTTGGCCAGATCAACGGGCAGATGTACGCCATCTTTTCGTTGGCCGTTGCCGCCGCCGAGGTCTCTGTGGGGCTTGGCATTATCGTGGCCATTTTCCGTCTGCGTGAGACCATCAACATAGACGAAGTAAATCTCCTGAAACAGTAA
- a CDS encoding complex I subunit 4 family protein, whose protein sequence is MQPISGLLSALIFLPVLESIIIMLLPRPGTEQKEGQLGPGGFDFARDLLVNSALLFTTINLLLAIVLFGAYHPNPLALPVRGLGPVMQFRERLNWIPLGGGHWVEYHLGVDGISILLILLTNLVILVSAVYASQAKRGAREMVALLLLLEGGLIGAYSALDLVLFYLFYEATLIPTYLIVGQYGGPERGKAAIKFFLYTFLGSVLMLVAIAAIYHYTGTFDILALSNPNSAAFAALHRLSPHLLMLLFGAFALAFAIKTPLFPFHTWLPDAYVEAPAVGSVALVLLKTGVYGFVRICLLIFSAQINQLAPFFIVLGIIGIVYGAIVASIQNDAKRLVAYSSVSHMGFVVVGIFSLTRIGLMGALLANLSHGLTTPLLFLGLGMLEERCGTRLFRDLGGLRKVMPTLATLLLIGTFSSMAVPFFSGFVGEFPVLLGSWISSQTATVGNFWPTAVAGTGMIFSAVYILWWYQRLMLGPLPETYRKLPDLGRYEWPVLVPLAALIFWLGIGTHYWVRPMSLPVEQTIPASSEAVRDDLPVATLLNQQWIEETYQAHREHGTIRLAPTGIPTHFPPGVHPPSSMMPPGGRIPAGLSPNPQRRSVPQGLPFSNSRFSRPMVSPPKTPRATTPAVPSGGNAK, encoded by the coding sequence ATGCAACCGATTTCGGGTCTACTGAGCGCGCTTATTTTTCTGCCGGTTCTTGAGAGCATCATCATCATGCTCTTGCCCCGTCCTGGCACCGAGCAAAAAGAGGGGCAGCTGGGGCCGGGCGGTTTCGACTTTGCACGCGATCTGCTAGTGAACTCCGCCCTTCTGTTTACAACTATCAACCTTTTGTTGGCCATCGTCCTCTTTGGGGCCTACCATCCCAACCCTCTTGCCCTTCCGGTACGAGGGCTTGGGCCGGTAATGCAGTTTAGAGAGCGTCTGAACTGGATTCCTTTAGGCGGGGGGCACTGGGTAGAGTACCACCTGGGCGTAGACGGCATTAGCATTTTGCTGATTCTACTGACCAACTTGGTGATCCTGGTAAGCGCGGTTTACGCCTCACAGGCCAAGCGGGGGGCGCGTGAGATGGTAGCCCTGCTGCTTCTGCTGGAGGGTGGGCTTATTGGCGCCTACAGCGCGTTAGATCTGGTGCTGTTCTATCTTTTCTACGAGGCCACCCTCATTCCCACCTACCTCATTGTGGGGCAGTACGGCGGGCCAGAACGCGGCAAGGCGGCGATTAAGTTCTTCCTTTACACGTTTTTGGGCAGCGTGCTGATGCTGGTGGCCATTGCAGCCATCTATCACTACACCGGTACGTTCGATATTCTGGCGCTCTCCAATCCGAATTCAGCAGCCTTCGCCGCCCTACATAGGCTAAGTCCGCATCTGCTTATGCTGCTTTTTGGCGCCTTCGCGTTAGCTTTTGCCATAAAGACCCCTCTGTTTCCATTCCATACCTGGCTGCCCGATGCGTACGTGGAGGCGCCGGCGGTTGGGAGTGTGGCGCTCGTGCTATTGAAGACGGGTGTCTACGGCTTTGTGCGTATCTGCCTTCTTATCTTCTCTGCACAGATAAACCAACTTGCCCCCTTCTTCATTGTGCTTGGAATCATCGGCATCGTCTATGGCGCTATTGTGGCAAGTATTCAGAACGATGCCAAGCGTCTGGTGGCCTACTCTAGCGTCTCTCACATGGGGTTTGTGGTGGTGGGCATCTTCAGCCTAACGCGCATTGGGCTGATGGGCGCTCTGTTGGCCAATCTAAGCCATGGACTGACCACGCCCCTCCTCTTTTTAGGTTTAGGCATGTTAGAGGAGCGATGCGGCACCCGCCTTTTCCGCGATTTGGGTGGTTTACGTAAAGTGATGCCCACCTTAGCGACCCTGCTGCTCATTGGTACTTTCTCCAGCATGGCAGTGCCCTTCTTCAGCGGGTTTGTGGGCGAATTTCCTGTTCTCCTCGGCAGTTGGATATCCTCGCAGACGGCCACAGTAGGAAATTTTTGGCCTACCGCTGTGGCGGGCACCGGTATGATCTTTTCAGCGGTCTACATCTTATGGTGGTATCAACGGCTGATGCTCGGCCCGCTGCCAGAAACCTATCGGAAGCTGCCCGATTTGGGGCGTTACGAATGGCCGGTGCTCGTGCCTCTGGCCGCGCTTATCTTCTGGTTGGGAATTGGGACGCACTATTGGGTTCGCCCTATGAGCTTACCCGTGGAGCAGACGATTCCGGCTTCCTCCGAGGCTGTTCGTGATGACTTGCCCGTCGCCACGTTGCTGAACCAACAGTGGATTGAGGAGACCTACCAAGCTCATCGGGAGCATGGAACGATCCGTCTGGCGCCCACAGGGATCCCTACTCACTTTCCACCTGGGGTGCATCCTCCCTCCTCCATGATGCCACCTGGTGGGCGCATTCCTGCGGGTTTGTCGCCTAATCCGCAGCGCCGATCGGTGCCTCAGGGGTTGCCGTTCAGCAACTCTCGTTTCTCTAGACCCATGGTATCGCCGCCCAAAACGCCTCGCGCGACGACACCGGCTGTGCCTTCAGGAGGTAACGCGAAGTGA